From one Burkholderia pyrrocinia genomic stretch:
- a CDS encoding sodium:solute symporter family protein: protein MNASIVIIAAFAVFALAIGVMARRGRKLTLEQWAVGGRGFGSLLTFLLMAGEAFSTFSFLGASGWTYSKGVPAFYILSYGCLAFVIGYWMLPAIWRYAKEHGLVSFADYFASKYDSRAIGVLVSVVAVFAMVSLLMIQLRGLGVIVSEMSYGLIPQAAAIWIAATLMVVYMVVSGIHGSASIAIFKDVLILAIAIFLGLYLPMHYYGGLGEMFARIDAAHPELLRMPEHGFNLSWYNSTILLTSLGYYLYPHGFTAIYVAKDERALRRNVILMPLYQVLIAFLFLVGFAAVMTVHGLEGAQTDLALLRLVKQTFPAWFVGIVGGTGLLTALVPGSLIMLNASTTIARNIYREGFAPNATDREVTRVARIALPIFTLVVVYFVLRGGATFVTLAIFSSSLLTQLVPMLASSFLKRPFGTREGAFAGIVAGAIVIAMTNYYGVTLVSLFPGASSTLTSINPGLVALAVNAVVFIAISTVQRKLKARVAAPVGSA, encoded by the coding sequence ATGAACGCTTCGATCGTCATCATCGCGGCGTTCGCCGTGTTCGCGCTCGCGATCGGCGTGATGGCGCGCCGCGGCCGCAAGCTCACGCTCGAACAGTGGGCGGTCGGCGGGCGCGGCTTCGGCTCGCTGCTCACGTTCCTGCTGATGGCCGGCGAGGCGTTCTCGACGTTCTCGTTCCTCGGCGCGAGCGGCTGGACCTACAGCAAGGGCGTGCCGGCGTTCTACATCCTGTCGTACGGCTGCCTCGCGTTCGTGATCGGCTACTGGATGCTGCCGGCGATCTGGCGTTACGCGAAGGAACACGGCCTCGTGTCGTTCGCCGATTACTTCGCGTCGAAGTACGACAGCCGTGCGATCGGTGTGCTGGTGTCCGTCGTCGCGGTGTTCGCGATGGTGTCGCTGCTGATGATCCAGTTGCGCGGGCTCGGCGTGATCGTGTCGGAGATGTCGTACGGGCTGATACCGCAGGCCGCCGCGATCTGGATCGCCGCGACGCTGATGGTCGTGTACATGGTCGTGTCGGGCATCCACGGTTCGGCGAGCATCGCGATCTTCAAGGACGTGCTGATCCTCGCGATCGCGATCTTCCTCGGCCTGTACCTGCCGATGCATTACTACGGCGGCCTCGGCGAGATGTTCGCGAGGATCGACGCCGCGCATCCCGAACTGCTGCGCATGCCCGAGCACGGCTTCAACCTCAGTTGGTACAACTCGACGATCCTGCTCACGTCGCTCGGCTACTACCTGTATCCGCACGGCTTCACCGCGATCTACGTCGCGAAGGACGAGCGCGCGCTGCGCCGCAACGTGATCCTGATGCCGCTGTACCAGGTGCTGATCGCGTTCCTGTTCCTCGTCGGTTTCGCGGCCGTGATGACCGTGCACGGGCTCGAAGGCGCGCAGACCGATCTCGCGCTGCTGCGCCTCGTGAAGCAGACGTTCCCCGCGTGGTTCGTCGGCATCGTCGGCGGCACGGGCCTGCTGACCGCGCTGGTGCCGGGCTCGCTGATCATGCTGAACGCGTCGACGACGATCGCGCGCAACATCTACCGCGAAGGCTTCGCGCCGAATGCGACGGACCGCGAGGTGACGCGCGTCGCGCGGATCGCGCTGCCGATCTTCACGCTGGTGGTCGTGTACTTCGTGCTGCGCGGGGGCGCGACCTTCGTCACGCTCGCGATCTTCTCGTCGAGCCTGCTCACGCAGCTCGTGCCGATGCTCGCATCGAGCTTCCTGAAGCGGCCGTTCGGCACGCGCGAAGGCGCGTTCGCTGGCATCGTCGCCGGCGCGATCGTGATCGCGATGACGAACTACTATGGCGTGACGCTCGTTTCGCTGTTCCCCGGCGCGTCGAGCACGCTGACGTCGATCAACCCCGGGCTCGTCGCGCTCGCGGTGAACGCGGTGGTATTCATCGCGATCAGCACGGTGCAGCGCAAGCTGAAGGCCCGTGTCGCGGCGCCGGTCGGTTCCGCGTGA
- a CDS encoding DUF3311 domain-containing protein, with protein sequence MKFKLLLAALPFVGMVAGGSLAEGRPLLFGLPFLLVWNLFWMAATAAILAILFHLDERDAARDSRPGDAR encoded by the coding sequence ATGAAATTCAAACTGTTGCTGGCAGCGTTGCCGTTCGTCGGGATGGTTGCGGGCGGCTCGCTCGCCGAGGGGCGGCCGCTGCTGTTCGGGCTGCCGTTCCTGCTCGTATGGAACCTGTTCTGGATGGCGGCGACGGCTGCGATCCTCGCGATCCTGTTCCATCTCGACGAGCGCGACGCGGCCCGCGACAGCCGCCCGGGAGACGCGCGATGA